The region AGCAACCCCGTGCGTCTAAGAGGGTCCGCTGCAAATAAACTTGTCTCTATAGCATCTGCTAATGACCTAGGCAATGGATCGATCAATTGATCACAAAAAAATACACTCAAAAGAAACTGATGGCAGCaaaccctaagagcatctctagctgtCTCCCCAGGAAGCCCCTCGGGGCcccttttttcatccggatgaacGCAAACGGCCCAGTCGCGTCTCCGGAACCTCGTTTTCGcttggatttgggctttcatccgtccggcgagcccaggccatccccgcccccccggggagcgctctgggactccggacgaaacgaaagcgcgggaaacgtcgagaaaacttcccgcgcggatggtggccccgacttgtcggcgacagAGGCGAATCGTCTTCCACGCGCTTCAAAATCCAGCCGCCGGTCAGACTTcaccggacgcgtagcttccacgctcgGCTCCCTCTATTTGTCGCAGAACctaccgcgtctggccgcattcagcaccgccgtctccctcctctccctAGCCCTGTCTTCTCTCCCCAATCCACCTCCACCAGCGAGCAATGGCGGGCCACGGCGCGGCGAACAATGGCTTTGGCCGCCATTCCCTACACCATCGATAGCGGCGTCCATCTCGTCGCCTCCCACCGgaagcggcgggatcgggactccccccgcgctcaggcgccggcgccatcctccgggcacgcggaagttcggcggcgccgggtagctcgCCATGTGCAGGAGTCCCGCCTCCCAATGGTGTAGGGTCACCCCCTCCTCCAGCAcgtaacaacgccgccggccgccgccgcttgtggggtgcgccgggccgcacgctcgcccttgtgctcgcgcacatcgaggccggaaactcgagcgacgacgacatgTAGTAGTTTATTACTTTTAGTTTATGTTGCcatctggccgaattcaaatatatgtacgaattcggcctatatatgtacgaactcgcctacgtatgttaaatatttttaaatttcgATTATGTTTGAACGAATTTTGCCTTGTTTTGTCTAAATTCGCCgttatttatcaaaaaaaaatcatccatCCTAGGCTCGCCCCTGGGAAAATAGACTTCCCCAGATCAAAAATTACATCCATCCGaccctaaatagcgccggattttggTTTGGGaagcccaacggctggatttaGCGCTGCATTTTGGTCTGGGAAGTCCAACGGCTAGAGATACTCTAAGGTTGTTCTTcctgtcgctgccgccggcgccgctccGCATCCAAGGGCGCTAGGAGACCTGACCTGGATACGGCCGTAGTGCGCCACTCCGGCGCTCCGTCCTGCATGCTTTCTGGCCCGTCTAGCGTAGTGTGTGTGCGCCATCGTTGCATCGAAGCTACGCCTGCCGGCTCGCCGATCACTGTAAGCAGCTATTAGCTACTCCGTACTTAGTAATTTTCCGTTATGAATTACGATCCATCTGTCTTGGTAATTAGCACACTTAATTTTAGGCTAATTTGTTAACTAGATaattttcttttgattttgtTATGCCTCAAAGAGGAAGAGAAGCGCAGTAGGCACCATAAAAGATAGTTCCTATTTTTACAAGCCAAATGCTTGAAGCTCCAAACGTTTCAAGCGCCTAAGATTATCAATTGTTTGCATGTTTATTTGTTTGCCTGATTGTGGACTTGTGGTAATCATAGTGCTAAATTTAAGCCAAAAAATGGTTACAAAACATAAATGTTGTAGCTTTTATTTTTATTGACAAACATATTTTGTCATGCTTCGGCATGAACACTATATTGTAACGTGTCAACTTTTCGGTGATTATTGTCTTCTccgcccctccccccccccccccatgtcgAAATCCTTGCTCCGTCCCTGTCCACCGTCCTCGGATATTAGTTGTCATACCTAAACGCTACAATGGAGCCTACCTTGTTGCAATGCCATCAAGCGTCAATACTTTGTTGTATAGGAGAAATGCTTAATATTAAGCACAATATAAAGGGCACACTTAATTCTTAAAGAACCCACACATACAATGtttaaataatttttttattttttaatcacCCATGTAAGCATTTTGGATTGTACCTACCCTAATCAACTAAACATTAGAGCTTCTCCTCTCCTCTCGAAGCATCTCCCTTCTTCCAATGCCTTGAAAGTCGCCCATGGAGAGCTGGGCCGATCTGATGCCTTTCTTCTCGCCAGAGTAACCATGATGAGATTGACTAGGAGAGGCGCCCAATCTAGGGTTGTAGGTAGTGGTTGGAATAAAGGTAGCCTAGTTGTGTTCAGCTTTATGCGTCAATGAGAAAGTCATCGACGCACACGAGTGGGTGTGGTTGCGGGAGGCGATGGTTCTGATGGTTGTGGCAGCGAGATGTCGTGGCCAACCGAGGGGAATGACTCCGCCAATTCCTTCAATAAGGTTGAATGGACTTCGAGCTCTTTTTCCTCGAGTACCTGCTAGATCCAGCCACCATGGAGGTGGAGGATGAACTAGTTTTCTGGAAGGTTGAGCTCTGGGGATCGTTTGTGAATCTCTTATGTTGAGTTCATGCATGGATGCCATGTATGCCGATGTGATCTACGTCCGAAAACGTCCACTCCGTGATGTGGTGTTTCGCTGGCACCACAACTTCTTCCTCCAGGCCAGCTAGCTAATGCGAAATATATTCGGTTTCAGCGTGGCGTAGCTCGGTGGCCTCGACCCAAGTGGTGTAGTTCCTGTTGTCGTTGCTGGTGGCCGGTTTTCGAGGCCTCTTCAGAGTTGTGGCAAAGGCGAGGATCCCAATTGCATTTTTTTACTTTTAGGGTCTTGTTTGCACATGCCAAGGACCATTTTGTTGTTTCCTTCTATTTTAGGGTCCTCCATGTAATTTGCACCTCCACATAATTCAGCTACGAGGGCGTTCAGGCTCTTTCCCCGTTTTCTTTTAAAGTAATTGTTACCGTTCAACACGGTTCAGTACAAATGCAGCAGACATAATCTTATCCCTAGCCCTAGTGCCGACGAGAAAGAATACACAAATACGCGCTGACTAGCAGAGACATGTCGTGGCGTCTTGGCCTTTGTTCCCTAGGCTCCCTGGTCGTTGCACCGGCCGAGTGTGGATTTGCTCATCTGACCAATGGCGGTGCACCAGCACGCGTTATCTCTGGACGCGGAGAACGACTATCAGCACGAGAGCCACCGTCCAGTCGCCACTAATCGAATCTCGATACGTATCTTCCATTTTTCTAATCGAGTCAGGATCGATGTGGCACGGAAGCGCAACACGTGAAAGTGACGGTTCCATCTATCCGTGATCCAGGTGGTTTACCTGTCTCCTTTCGCCTTTTCTTCCTATCGCAAGTCGACGCGTCTAAGCAAAATCCTGTGGGCAGCTCCTATAAATACACAGATCAGTCGCTGGACAATGCAACATCAAAGCTTCTTCCTCGGCATCTCTTTGTTCTTGATAGGCATCCTTTCATCTCGTCAGGACAACACACTAGTTTTTTGCTTAGCAGCCTCTGCTTTCCGCAACTTCGATCATGAGCTACCAGCAGCAGCAGGGAAACATGGCGTACCCTCCGCAGGGCCAGCAGCAGGCCtacgtcgcgccgccgccgcccgtcggCTACCCGCAGCAGGGTGACCAGCAGTACCCAGCtgccggaggcgccgccgagacCACCAGCCGTGGCCACCACCATAACGGCGGCGGATTCTGGAGAGGATGGTAAGTTCCGAATTCTCGCTCTGCTGCGTCGATCGTAGCCTCGTAGCTTCCTGATGAAACTGCTGACTGATGATTATGTTTGCTTCCCTTTCTTGCTTGCAGCTGCGCGGcgctctgctgctgctgcctcctcgaCGCCTGCTTCTGATCAAGCTCTGCTCGTCGTGATTAGTTGATATGGAGTTTGGACATGTTATGTTGCGTCGAGTCATCAGTTGTCGAGCATTCTTTTAT is a window of Lolium rigidum isolate FL_2022 unplaced genomic scaffold, APGP_CSIRO_Lrig_0.1 contig_61639_1, whole genome shotgun sequence DNA encoding:
- the LOC124681934 gene encoding protein CYSTEINE-RICH TRANSMEMBRANE MODULE 13-like, producing the protein MSYQQQQGNMAYPPQGQQQAYVAPPPPVGYPQQGDQQYPAAGGAAETTSRGHHHNGGGFWRGCCAALCCCCLLDACF